A portion of the Marinobacter alexandrii genome contains these proteins:
- a CDS encoding outer membrane lipoprotein-sorting protein — MKCLLRTLLALFFLIGTMCQTFSQDAKEIIRKTDQKRRGDAATAEMTISIIRPTWSRDMDVKSWSRGTDYSLILITSPARDKGSVFLKRDKEIWNWLPSIERNVKLPPSMMMQSWMGSDFTNDDLIKESSVVDDYTHKILGDSVIQDRECWVIELIPKEDVAVVWGKVLNWIDKDEYIELRSEMYDEDGYLVNEVNFLEIKDLGGRMLPSVMEFIPAEKEGHKTVIRYHQVDYDARISENFFSLQSMKRVK, encoded by the coding sequence ATGAAATGCTTACTTAGAACGCTTTTAGCCCTATTTTTTCTAATAGGCACCATGTGCCAAACATTCTCGCAGGATGCGAAGGAGATCATACGCAAGACCGATCAAAAGCGTAGAGGGGATGCGGCGACTGCTGAAATGACCATTAGTATCATAAGACCTACTTGGAGTCGGGACATGGATGTGAAGAGCTGGTCTAGAGGCACGGATTACTCTCTGATATTGATCACTTCTCCGGCCAGAGATAAAGGTTCAGTCTTTTTGAAGAGGGATAAGGAAATTTGGAACTGGCTCCCTTCCATCGAGCGAAATGTCAAACTCCCTCCCTCGATGATGATGCAGTCATGGATGGGGTCGGATTTTACCAATGATGACTTGATCAAGGAATCTTCTGTAGTAGATGATTATACACATAAAATACTGGGTGATTCTGTGATTCAGGATCGTGAATGTTGGGTGATTGAGTTGATCCCAAAGGAAGATGTGGCGGTGGTTTGGGGGAAGGTGCTCAATTGGATTGATAAGGATGAATACATTGAGCTAAGAAGTGAAATGTATGATGAAGATGGGTACCTGGTAAATGAGGTGAACTTTCTGGAGATTAAAGATCTGGGTGGAAGAATGCTACCTTCAGTCATGGAGTTTATTCCTGCCGAAAAAGAAGGGCATAAAACGGTGATTCGCTACCATCAGGTAGACTATGATGCACGAATAAGTGAGAATTTCTTTTCGTTACAAAGTATGAAAAGGGTAAAGTGA
- a CDS encoding aspartate/glutamate racemase family protein translates to MKTIGLIGGMSWESSKLYYELINRKVKEELGGSHSAKSVMVSVDFDEIEKLTFAGKWDEIGEMMAKGTKQLESAGADLIVLCTNTIHLVSHFITDATNIPFLHIADATGQAIKKENARRVGLLGTRFTMEKDFYSKVLLDNYEIETTIPNESDRQIIHDIIYNELVKGEIKSASRNECKRIIRELEKEGVEGIILGCTELPLLISSNDAQVPLFDTTKMHAFAAIKNALN, encoded by the coding sequence ATGAAAACAATAGGTCTGATCGGAGGGATGAGCTGGGAATCTTCCAAACTATATTACGAACTCATCAATAGAAAAGTGAAAGAAGAGTTAGGTGGCTCTCACTCAGCAAAGAGTGTCATGGTCTCGGTTGACTTTGATGAAATTGAGAAGTTGACTTTTGCAGGTAAATGGGATGAGATTGGTGAAATGATGGCAAAAGGCACTAAGCAACTTGAAAGTGCAGGAGCTGATTTGATTGTGTTATGCACCAACACCATTCACCTTGTAAGCCATTTCATTACTGATGCAACGAATATTCCCTTTTTGCACATTGCTGATGCTACTGGGCAAGCTATAAAAAAGGAGAATGCAAGAAGAGTAGGTTTACTGGGAACCCGCTTTACAATGGAAAAAGACTTTTACTCCAAAGTTCTTCTTGATAATTATGAAATAGAAACGACCATACCCAATGAATCCGATCGACAAATTATTCATGATATTATCTACAATGAACTTGTAAAAGGAGAGATCAAGTCAGCATCTCGAAATGAATGTAAGAGAATAATCAGGGAATTGGAGAAAGAAGGAGTGGAAGGCATCATATTGGGATGCACAGAATTACCATTACTTATTTCATCTAATGATGCGCAGGTTCCTCTATTTGATACCACAAAAATGCATGCGTTTGCAGCAATAAAAAATGCACTTAACTGA
- a CDS encoding antitoxin Xre/MbcA/ParS toxin-binding domain-containing protein, whose product MENILNDPAARYRKASEGISKSDFLVIVSDTGLNLTEFSALLPVSKRTIEKTKEKDLLSPAVSDRVLQIASLYQHGNLVLGSSSAFKEWLHSSLISLGGQKPIKFMNNDTGISMINDLLGRIEHGVYS is encoded by the coding sequence GTGGAAAATATACTGAATGATCCGGCGGCCAGATATAGAAAAGCTTCAGAGGGCATTTCAAAATCTGATTTCTTAGTTATTGTATCAGATACTGGATTAAACCTAACTGAGTTTTCTGCCTTGCTTCCCGTCTCAAAAAGAACTATCGAAAAGACAAAAGAAAAAGACTTACTGAGTCCAGCCGTTAGTGATCGTGTACTACAAATCGCTTCATTATATCAGCATGGAAATTTAGTTCTCGGTTCATCTTCTGCTTTCAAAGAGTGGCTTCATTCATCTTTGATTTCTCTAGGAGGTCAAAAGCCCATTAAGTTTATGAATAATGATACGGGTATCTCTATGATCAATGATCTTTTAGGAAGAATTGAACACGGCGTTTATTCCTAA
- a CDS encoding FtsX-like permease family protein, protein MILKLAWRNLWRNRKRTVITSASVVFAVLLAIFLNSLKEGILVKMQENVVSFYSGAIQLHQDGYWDDQTINNTFEAAENLVDKMIAHENVISVVPRLESFALTASTDNSRGSLIISIDPEKERLITKIDQKIVVGDFIQKDDQAALITLGLANYLALDVGDTIVIIGQGYHGVSAAGKYPVKGIIDFASPQLNKSIVYLPLKEGQWLFGATDRLSALVLQVDNINDSEETAADLEQLAGAKYEVMNWSILLPELDQFIEGERAENVIFLFVLYLLISFGIFGTILMMTMERKFEFGVLVAIGMKKLKLSSVVVLENIFVSLMGAFVGTLVSIPLIAYFNAYPIKVTGELKEAYENYGFDPVFYFSIEPKIFYSQTLVVLIIALVLSIYPMLKINRLDAVEAMRD, encoded by the coding sequence ATGATCTTGAAACTGGCATGGCGAAATCTCTGGAGAAACAGGAAGCGAACGGTTATCACATCTGCGTCTGTTGTTTTTGCTGTTTTACTTGCCATTTTTCTCAATTCTCTCAAGGAAGGTATCCTTGTCAAAATGCAAGAGAATGTTGTAAGCTTTTATTCGGGCGCCATTCAACTGCATCAAGATGGATATTGGGATGATCAAACCATCAACAACACCTTTGAAGCTGCAGAAAATCTTGTTGACAAAATGATTGCTCATGAAAATGTTATTAGTGTCGTACCTAGGCTGGAATCGTTTGCGCTTACTGCTTCTACAGATAATTCCAGAGGGAGTCTAATTATCTCCATCGATCCGGAAAAAGAGCGATTGATCACCAAGATTGATCAGAAGATTGTAGTTGGGGACTTTATTCAGAAAGATGATCAAGCAGCTTTGATTACGTTAGGTCTGGCAAACTATCTTGCGCTTGACGTAGGAGATACCATTGTCATCATCGGACAAGGGTATCATGGAGTAAGTGCTGCGGGAAAGTATCCGGTCAAAGGAATCATTGACTTTGCTTCACCTCAGCTAAACAAGAGCATAGTGTATTTACCCCTGAAGGAAGGACAATGGCTATTTGGAGCGACTGATCGATTGTCGGCACTTGTACTACAGGTGGACAATATCAATGACTCAGAAGAGACAGCAGCTGATCTTGAACAGCTCGCCGGAGCTAAATATGAGGTGATGAATTGGAGTATTTTACTACCGGAGTTGGATCAGTTTATTGAGGGTGAGCGTGCTGAAAATGTCATATTCCTCTTTGTGCTCTACTTGCTTATTTCCTTTGGCATTTTTGGCACCATTCTGATGATGACCATGGAGCGCAAGTTCGAGTTTGGTGTGCTGGTGGCTATTGGGATGAAGAAGCTAAAGCTTTCTTCGGTGGTTGTTCTGGAAAATATTTTCGTTTCCCTAATGGGAGCATTTGTAGGAACACTTGTCAGCATTCCTTTGATTGCTTACTTCAACGCCTACCCTATCAAGGTAACTGGGGAGCTGAAAGAGGCTTACGAAAATTACGGATTTGATCCGGTTTTTTATTTCTCCATCGAGCCAAAAATTTTCTATTCTCAAACGCTGGTGGTGCTGATCATCGCTTTGGTGCTTTCGATCTACCCGATGTTGAAAATTAATCGACTTGATGCAGTAGAAGCAATGCGGGATTGA
- a CDS encoding ABC transporter permease: protein MTKKGLHRPPALALKFFRWYCKSERQEELEGDLEEFFYLRIDKGSSVWKARFFFWWNVLRCYRSYSKKKTQKTNTMYPLFKSYFKLAMRHSWKNKWSVMINVVGLGLALSMCIFVYTMFAYNSEFDSFYKNMEDIYRVNSMTFENGSERRNELSPIAFDQVLRNEFSGVKQVSSFFDEPMTIKFGTDYLESSIGVVSSDFFKMFEIPLWYGSFAEFGQKPVAYLTKPAAKRFFGNEVALGKKLSIYVSNNSKIEVTVAGVFERIPLNSSFDIHIMINLNDYQRALNLDMNDWSRHFYTSHFIRTSSEQSEVITSNLNKYVPMQNENHEELKMTRFELVPFLSPIHNDSDMYRTNSNTRLDVVVKIIFTSLASMVFLIACFNLANSSIAMVSKRLKEIGIRKTLGSENRQIMVQFLMEMGIVCALAFIIGLSMINYTSSTIMGLFGETFLIKDIDLTGVILFVLGFLIFTTLVAGIMPALYAWKFQPVAIMRKSVKLRGVGWINKTLTVAQYSFSIAVLSAAFSFSNNLQFLDDLDLGYANESIYTLDLPDQSDYQKIKQKIDQIPDIQTVGTFNHIQRFGSSSRRKLLEIDTSSYELQTYTVGAGYLALMEVPITLGRSFISGSEADEQNSIIVNQEFVKQYFGNENPLNKVVKIGDDRKTIVGVSANLIQDVYLDSEDKPAAYLYSEVNQYRFLIAKVGSGDKGEIESKFKAIWSEEVDRPYEGSWQKDLAYGSAIRDTENLRVIFLAMAILGGFLSVAGIFSLSKLNVAKRIKEISIRKVLGSSMKQLLIKINKSFFYVLSISIFIGCALGYLISEMVLSMLYRYYVIVSPFTSLASGLFISTVAIVIITLSVVTPAKANPVIGLRNE from the coding sequence ATGACAAAAAAAGGACTACATCGGCCCCCGGCTTTAGCACTCAAATTCTTTCGCTGGTATTGTAAATCAGAACGACAAGAAGAACTCGAAGGAGATTTAGAAGAATTCTTCTACTTGAGGATAGATAAAGGCTCATCCGTATGGAAGGCACGCTTTTTTTTCTGGTGGAATGTTCTCAGATGCTATCGCAGCTATTCAAAAAAGAAAACTCAAAAGACTAATACTATGTACCCATTATTCAAATCTTATTTCAAGCTGGCCATGCGGCATTCATGGAAAAACAAGTGGTCTGTGATGATCAATGTAGTAGGATTAGGGCTGGCGCTCAGCATGTGCATTTTCGTGTATACAATGTTTGCGTACAATTCTGAATTTGATTCTTTCTACAAAAATATGGAAGATATCTATCGCGTCAACTCGATGACCTTCGAAAACGGAAGCGAAAGAAGAAATGAACTTTCTCCTATAGCATTCGACCAAGTACTTAGAAATGAGTTCAGCGGCGTAAAGCAGGTAAGTAGCTTCTTTGATGAGCCCATGACTATCAAATTTGGAACAGACTATTTAGAGAGCTCTATAGGAGTTGTTTCGTCAGATTTCTTTAAGATGTTTGAAATACCCCTTTGGTATGGCTCATTTGCCGAATTTGGCCAAAAACCTGTTGCTTATTTAACAAAGCCTGCAGCTAAGCGCTTTTTCGGTAATGAAGTAGCTCTAGGAAAAAAATTATCGATCTACGTCTCGAATAATTCGAAAATTGAAGTTACCGTAGCTGGCGTATTTGAACGAATTCCACTCAATTCCAGCTTTGATATTCACATAATGATAAATCTAAATGATTATCAACGAGCTCTGAATTTAGATATGAATGACTGGTCCAGACATTTTTATACTAGTCATTTCATAAGAACATCTTCAGAGCAATCAGAAGTCATTACATCAAACTTGAATAAATATGTTCCCATGCAGAATGAGAACCATGAAGAGTTAAAAATGACACGCTTTGAATTAGTTCCATTTCTAAGTCCTATTCATAATGACAGTGATATGTATAGAACCAATTCTAATACTCGGTTAGATGTCGTTGTAAAAATCATTTTTACCTCATTAGCTTCTATGGTCTTTCTCATCGCATGTTTTAATCTAGCCAACTCTTCCATTGCCATGGTATCTAAACGATTGAAAGAAATTGGAATTAGAAAAACTTTAGGTTCTGAAAATCGGCAAATTATGGTTCAGTTTCTTATGGAAATGGGGATAGTATGTGCTCTTGCATTCATCATTGGGCTATCAATGATCAACTACACCTCTAGTACAATCATGGGGTTATTTGGAGAAACTTTTCTAATAAAAGATATAGATCTCACAGGTGTTATTCTCTTTGTGCTAGGGTTCTTAATATTCACAACGCTTGTTGCAGGGATAATGCCAGCGCTTTATGCCTGGAAGTTTCAACCAGTAGCCATCATGCGAAAGTCCGTGAAACTACGGGGTGTTGGTTGGATCAATAAAACACTGACTGTCGCGCAATACAGTTTTTCTATTGCCGTCTTATCAGCCGCCTTTTCATTCTCCAACAATCTGCAGTTTCTTGATGACCTAGACCTAGGTTATGCTAACGAAAGCATCTACACATTAGATCTTCCCGATCAATCCGATTATCAAAAAATCAAACAAAAAATTGATCAAATTCCAGACATACAAACTGTAGGAACATTTAACCATATTCAAAGATTTGGTAGTTCTAGTCGAAGAAAATTGTTAGAAATAGACACTTCCTCATATGAACTCCAAACCTATACAGTGGGCGCGGGCTACTTAGCTCTGATGGAAGTGCCTATTACGCTAGGTCGATCATTCATTTCCGGCAGTGAAGCAGACGAGCAGAATTCAATTATTGTAAATCAGGAATTCGTAAAGCAATATTTTGGAAATGAAAATCCGTTGAATAAAGTAGTGAAGATTGGTGACGATAGAAAAACAATTGTCGGTGTAAGTGCCAATCTTATCCAAGATGTATATCTAGACTCGGAAGACAAACCTGCTGCATACTTATACTCAGAAGTGAATCAATATAGATTTTTAATTGCCAAGGTAGGAAGTGGAGACAAGGGTGAAATTGAAAGTAAATTCAAGGCTATTTGGAGTGAAGAGGTGGATAGACCTTATGAAGGTAGCTGGCAAAAGGACTTAGCTTATGGATCTGCAATAAGAGATACAGAGAATTTGCGTGTCATTTTTCTAGCAATGGCTATACTCGGAGGATTCTTGAGTGTTGCCGGTATATTCTCCTTATCCAAATTGAATGTTGCGAAGCGCATCAAAGAAATAAGCATACGCAAAGTTTTAGGCTCATCAATGAAACAGCTTCTAATTAAAATCAACAAGTCCTTCTTTTATGTGCTCTCAATCTCCATATTCATTGGATGCGCGCTAGGTTATTTGATATCAGAGATGGTATTAAGTATGTTGTACCGCTATTACGTTATTGTATCTCCTTTCACAAGCCTGGCAAGCGGGCTATTTATTTCAACCGTGGCAATTGTTATTATAACACTTTCAGTAGTGACACCAGCAAAAGCCAATCCTGTTATAGGTTTGAGAAATGAATGA
- a CDS encoding RES family NAD+ phosphorylase: MILYRITSKAYARDLSGTGAMLHGGRWNPKGVRMLYTSQSLSLAALETIANLSGDKLRGNLYCVELEFPDHLSVETIKKVPKTWNTFPFNSSTVDIGREFIQSEKLCLKVPSAIISSEYNYLLNPMHDDYMQIKFIDARPMILDQRLFQN; encoded by the coding sequence ATGATCTTGTATCGAATTACTTCAAAAGCATACGCAAGAGATTTGTCTGGTACAGGAGCAATGTTGCATGGTGGGCGATGGAATCCAAAAGGAGTAAGAATGCTTTACACCTCGCAGAGCTTATCACTAGCTGCTCTTGAAACAATTGCTAATCTATCAGGGGATAAACTTAGAGGTAATCTCTATTGTGTAGAACTAGAATTTCCAGATCATCTATCGGTTGAAACCATTAAAAAGGTGCCCAAGACGTGGAATACATTCCCCTTCAACTCAAGTACAGTTGATATAGGTAGGGAGTTTATACAATCTGAAAAACTCTGTCTGAAAGTACCCAGTGCCATTATTTCCAGCGAATACAACTATCTATTGAATCCTATGCATGATGATTATATGCAAATCAAATTCATAGATGCACGTCCTATGATTCTTGATCAACGCCTTTTTCAAAACTGA